The following proteins come from a genomic window of Rutidosis leptorrhynchoides isolate AG116_Rl617_1_P2 chromosome 10, CSIRO_AGI_Rlap_v1, whole genome shotgun sequence:
- the LOC139870662 gene encoding uncharacterized protein, with amino-acid sequence MNVTKLRAFTDLQLVANQFSGSFDVHDPSMQKYMKLLQESVVRFEHFELAQVPRSQNKKADALSKLAVLTFSHFQKQVWVEELPNKSIDNDLMVASVEEEQPNWMEPIMQYIRNDVLLNDKPEARLVCERAPMYIIQNDILYRKSYCVPMMRCVGPIEAEIIVDEVHNGSCALHSGYKTVAAKIMRMGYFWPSLYRDVAKIVKHCKSCQWHAP; translated from the coding sequence atgaATGTCACCAAGTTGCGCGCTTTTACGGATTTGCAGCTAGTGGCAAATCAGTTTAGTGGCTCTTTTGACGTACATGACCCCTCAATGCAAAAATATATGAAGTTGTTGCAAGAATCAGTTGTGCGGTTTGAGCATTTTGAACTCGCACAAGTACCAAGGAgtcaaaataagaaagcggatgcatTAAGTAAGTTGGCTGTTTTAACATTTTCACACTTTCAAAAGCAAGTTTGGGTTGAGGAGTTGCCAAACAAATCTATAGATAATGATCTAATGGTTGCGTCTGTTGAAGAAGAACAACCAAACTGGATGGAACCAATTATGCAGTATATCCGCAATGATGTTTTGTTAAATGATAAACCCGAAGCTCGTTTAGTTTGCGAGCGAGCACCAATGTACATCattcaaaatgatattttatatcgtAAGTCATATTGTGTCCCAATGATGCGGTGTGTTGGCCCAATCGAAGCCGAGATCATAGTGGATGAAGTACACAATGGTTCTTGCGCATTACATTCAGGCTATAAAACCGTTGCAGCCaaaattatgcggatgggttacttttggccatcTTTATATCGCGATGTTGCAAAGATTGTTAAGCATTGCAAGAGTTGCCAATGGCATGCGCCATAG